The window TCAGCACTGCAATGATGGTGTTTACCGGAATTGCCATGGCTTTCAGTGGTGGCTTTATCATTCTATGGTTGTATGGGCAAGGCTGGTTCATGGATTTTGCCTTTTTCGGAACGAATTTCAAAGACCTTTTTCAAATTCAGACAATTAACCTAAGTGTGGCAGTGTGGGTAGGTTTTATCGCTTTGTTTGGTATTGCCACAGATGATGGGGTATTGATGGCAACCTATTTAGATCAAAGTTTTGCCAAGAACAAAACAGATAATCTTCGAGGAATTAGGAGTGCTGTTCTAGAAGCAGGGCAGCGGAGAATTAAACCTGCTATCATGACATCGGCAACCACCATTATCGCTTTGTTGCCGATTTTGACTTCCTCAGGTAGAGGATCAGACATCATGATCCCTATGGCAATTCCTGCTTTTGGAGGGATGCTTGTAGCTGTGATTACTTATTTTATAGTACCCGTTTTGTATTCGATTAGGGAAGAAAGAAGATTTAAAAACAACTCATTATGAAATTTACAGTCCTTTCTATTTTCATTTGGTTGATATTTCATGTTACCGGATTTTCTCAGACACTGGAGGATTATTTTGTGATAGCTGCAGAAAATAACCCCGGACTAAAAGGGAAATACAAGGCGTTTGAAGCCGCACTGGAAAAAATTCCTCAAGCCCAATCATTGAATGACCCCAATTTGTCTTTTGGCTATTTTATTTCTCCTGTAGAAACCAGACTTGGCCCTCAAAGAATGCGATTTTCATTGACCCAAATGTTTCCATGGTTTGGTACTTTAAAAATGCAGGGGGATGTGGCAACAGTCCTGGCAGAGGTAAAACACCAAGAGTTTCTGGATGCCAAAAATAGCCTATATAATGAGGTTTCTGCTATCTATTATCCATTATTAGAAGTACTGGAGTTGATCGAAATTGAAAAAGAAAATCTTCAAATCCTAGAAACCTATAAATCCATAGCCACTTCAACCTATGAAAATGGAAAAGGCTCCATGACTGATTTGCTAAGGGTTGATATCATCAATACCAATGCCCAAACCAATTTGGATGTATTGTATAAAAAAGTACATGCAGCAAATGCCAGACTCAATGCATTGTTAGGAAGGACCCCTGATTCCCCAATAGATATTGGCGAAAAATTAAAACCACCGACGGGACTTCATCAGTTTTACTTTGATGCTATCCGAAACAATCCATTGATAGAAAGTATGGATTTGAAAGTTCAAGCTGCTGAGCTTAATCAAAGATTGGCATTGAAAAAAGGTTTACCTCAATTAGGAATTGGGATTGATTACGTTGCCGTTGGGGACAGGAGTGATGTCATAATTGAAGAAAATGGAAGAAATGTTATAATGCCTACCATGACCATGAGTCTTCCCCTCTTTAGGAAAAAATACAAAGCAGCCGAAAGAGAAGCCTTATTGCTTAGTGAATCCTATCAAGCAGAAAAGGAGAATGTCTCTAACATTCTTCAGGGGTCTTTTCATAGGTTTAAAGCAGAAATGGAAATTCAGCTTGATCTCATTGATTCCTATGACAGGCAAATCAAAACGAGCAAGCAAACCCTTGATTTGCTCTACAGTGCGTATGCAAATTCGGGAGATAATTTTGAAGAGGTTTTACGCCTGCAGCAACAATTGCTGGAATACCAAAAAATGAAAGTCAAAGCTTCAGTCGCATACTATGTAGCTGAGGCTCAAATAAATTATTTAACCGCAAAATCTTACTGATATGAAAAGCAATAATTATCTAAAGTTTACCGCAATGATGGCTGTTTCATTTGTGATCATGTATGCCGTAATGTTTTTAAATGCAGATGTTTTTGATCATGTCATGCTCAGTACTACCAGGACATACATGACCATATTGATGATAGCGCCTATGGCCGTGTCCATGTTGCTCTTTATGTGGGGAATGTATGAAAATAAGAAAGTCAATTTTATGATTCTCGGTACTGCTGTCATTTTATTTATAGCTACCCTTACCATGCTCAGAAACCAAACTTTGATTGCTGATGTACAGTGGATGAAAGCGATGATTCCTCATCACTCATCGGCCATCATGGTAAGCCAAAAAGCGCACCTGAAAGATCCGGAGGCACAGCAATTGGCAAAAGATATCATTGAAGCACAAAAGAAAGAAATTGCTCAGATGAAGGCAATGATCCAGCGACTTGAAAAAGAAGAGTAAAATTTATTTTGAGAACAAAACATAACCGACAAATGATGAATCAGTTAATAAAAAATAAATACACTCTTATTGGTGTTACACTTATGGCGGGTGTATTGCTAGGCTGGCTGATTAAGCCATCGGGAAATTCTGTTGAGGAATCAGCAACCCATGAGCATGAAATATTCGAATCCGGGATTTCTTCCATTTACACTTGTTCTATGCATCCCCAGATTCGACAAAAAGAACCTGGTGACTGCCCTATATGTGGAATGGACTTAATTCCTTTGGAAAGTGATACAGAAGAGGTTGATCCAATGTCAATTAGAATGACAGCAACAGCAATTCAGCTTGCAGATGTGCAAACTGTGATCATAGGGAAAGAAAAAGCAATTAAAAGACTCAGGCTTTCTGGTAAAATTCAAGTGGACGAGCGCTTATTATTTACTCAAGCAAGTCATATTCCGGGTAGAATAGAGCAATTGATGGTGAATTTCACCGGAGAATATATAGCCAAAGGACAGCCCATTGCTTTAGTATATTCTCCGGAGTTGGTAACCAGCCAAGAGGAGCTTCTTCAGGCCTATAAAATAAAAGATGAACAGCCGTCTCTTTTAAATGCTGCCATAGCGAAACTTAAAAATTGGAAGGTGACTGATGAACAAATCAAACAGATTTTGGCAACTGAAAAGGTAATAAAAAATTTCCCGATCAAAGCCAATGTGTCAGGTTATGTCTCACAGAAATTTGCTAATCTGGGAGATCATTTAGAAATGGGGCAAGCCATTTATGAGGTGTCCAATTTGTCAAGAGTATGGGTGTTGTTGGATGTTTATGAAGCTGATATTCCTTGGGTGAAAATTGGAGATGAAGTAAGTTATTCGCTACAATCTATACCAGGAAAAACTTTTTCAGGGAAAATTGATTATTTAGACCCAATTATAGACCCTGTCACCAGAGTTGCACATGCCCGTATAAGTGTGGACAACCCTGATTTGAAATTTAAACCGGAAATGTTTGTTACTGGAGTTGTCAATAGTACCATTTTAGAAGGTAAAGAAGCTATAGTAATTCCGAAGACAGCGATAATGTGGACAGGAACAAGATCTATTGTTTATGTTAAAAAATCCATTGCTCAAGGGGTGTCTTTTCAACTACGTGAAGTTTCCCTTGGTACAGCATTAGGAACTCAATACCTAATTACTTCCGGTCTTCATCCGGGTGAAGAAATTGTAGTCAATGGTGCATTTAGTATCGATGCTGCTGCACAATTAGCAGGTAAGCCAAGCATGATGAGTCCCGAAGGTGGCGTCAATATGTCTGGTCATGATCACGAAGATATGAGAAAGGTTAAGCAACAAGAAAGTTCGAAATTATCGATATATAATCAGTCTTCCCCTACTGATTTGTCTTCGGTCTTGGACCATTATTTCCATCTGAAAAATGCATTGGCTACTGATGATCTAACAAAAGCCAAGGCAACTGCAGAGGAAATGCTTAAAAGCTTGTCAAATGTGGAAATGACATCCTTGGAAGAGAGTGCTCCTATAGAATGGATGAAATACCATATGGCTTTATTGGGACTGCTTGAAAAAATAGAAGCACAAAATTCATTGGTGACTGTTCGTGAAACCTTTCTTTCAATTTCGGATAGAATGATAAAGTTAGTAGAAAATTTTCAAGCCCTAACTCATCCCCTTTACGTGCAATACTGCCCCATGGCAGATGCTAATAAAGGAGCAATCTGGTTGAGTAGAAATAAAGAGGTGATAAACCCCTATTTTGGAGAATCCATGTTGACTTGTGGAGAAGTCTTAAAAACGATAAGGTGATTATTTGGAGTGGAAAACATTCTTGTTGGTGATTTGTTTTGGTAATTATCTGATAATTGTTAAATTAAGTCATTAATTGTAAAATATCAGCTGTTTATTCTGTCACCTAACAAATAACCCCAATTATGAAGATCGTTAAAATTGTTCTAGTCATAGTGTTAATTTTGGTGTCCATCCCATTGATTGTTGGGGTATTTGTAGACCAAGAATATTCGGTAGTCAGGGAGGTTACCATAGACCGGCCGAAGGATGAAGTTTATGAATATGTCAGGTTACTAAAAAACCAAGAGAATTTTTCAAGCTGGGCTTCCAAGGATCCCACAATGAAAAAGAGTTTTATTGGAGTAGATGGAGAAGTAGGCTTTGTGTCTGCTTGGGATAGCAATGATCCAAATGTTGGGGTAGGGGAACAAGAGATTACCTCCATAAAAAAAGGAGAGAGAATAGATTATGCTCTTCGGTTCAAAGAACCTTTTGAGGCTGAAGACAAAGCTTATATGGCATTCGAAGAAATTGATGATAACCATACCAAGGTCATCTGGGGCTTTGAAGGAAGAATGGATTACCCCATGAACTCAATGCTTTTAATGATGAATATGGAGGAAATGGTTGGGAAAGATTTTTCTGATGGGCTCCATAAACTTAAATCCATTTTGGAAAATAACTAAGCTACTTATTTAGGATGAGCTTGTTTAGGATGAGCTTGACCGATTTTAAAGGGGGGATTAATGCTTTAACTTTAAACCTTCATCAGAAAGATACACCACAGAATTGTATTGGTCGATGCCTAAGCAAAAGTTAATGTCTTTTTCTAAATCATGGTTTTGAAGCCGTTTGGCGTGTGAAGCTTTTTGGAGAAAATCACTTAGGTTTGTGCCAACTTGCCTGTAAAGAGATTCCATAGCAAAGGTGGCGTCACAATCGTGTTTCCAATTCAAAGCTAGAGATAAGGCACCTGCATAAAGAGAATCTTCTATATTAAATTTCCCTTTCCATCCGGCACAGAGCACCAATACATCATTGGTCGAGTTTTGTAAATAATTTGCAGTTGCATGCAAGTTTAAAAATGAACCTATCAGTACTTCTGCAGCCTGTTTCCTTGCTAATGAAATGGCCCTTGTACCATTGGTGGTGGTCATGGCTACATTTTCCTCTGCAAATTGTAAATTCAAATAAGCCAAGGGGCTATTTCCCAAATCAAAACCTTCTGCTTGTTTCCCATTGCGTTCACCTGCGATCAGCCAGCCTTTTTCTTTATATGCTTTACATTGGTCTAAATCTTTGACAGGAAGGATGGTATTTACTCCATTGGAGAGTGCAGTCACAATGGTGGAGCTTGCCCTGAAAATATCAACAACAATTACAGTTTTATTGGTCAATTCATGTAATTCCAACAAATCAGGACTTACACAGGTT of the Cyclobacterium marinum DSM 745 genome contains:
- a CDS encoding TolC family protein, which produces MKFTVLSIFIWLIFHVTGFSQTLEDYFVIAAENNPGLKGKYKAFEAALEKIPQAQSLNDPNLSFGYFISPVETRLGPQRMRFSLTQMFPWFGTLKMQGDVATVLAEVKHQEFLDAKNSLYNEVSAIYYPLLEVLELIEIEKENLQILETYKSIATSTYENGKGSMTDLLRVDIINTNAQTNLDVLYKKVHAANARLNALLGRTPDSPIDIGEKLKPPTGLHQFYFDAIRNNPLIESMDLKVQAAELNQRLALKKGLPQLGIGIDYVAVGDRSDVIIEENGRNVIMPTMTMSLPLFRKKYKAAEREALLLSESYQAEKENVSNILQGSFHRFKAEMEIQLDLIDSYDRQIKTSKQTLDLLYSAYANSGDNFEEVLRLQQQLLEYQKMKVKASVAYYVAEAQINYLTAKSY
- a CDS encoding DUF305 domain-containing protein; translated protein: MKSNNYLKFTAMMAVSFVIMYAVMFLNADVFDHVMLSTTRTYMTILMIAPMAVSMLLFMWGMYENKKVNFMILGTAVILFIATLTMLRNQTLIADVQWMKAMIPHHSSAIMVSQKAHLKDPEAQQLAKDIIEAQKKEIAQMKAMIQRLEKEE
- a CDS encoding efflux RND transporter periplasmic adaptor subunit produces the protein MMNQLIKNKYTLIGVTLMAGVLLGWLIKPSGNSVEESATHEHEIFESGISSIYTCSMHPQIRQKEPGDCPICGMDLIPLESDTEEVDPMSIRMTATAIQLADVQTVIIGKEKAIKRLRLSGKIQVDERLLFTQASHIPGRIEQLMVNFTGEYIAKGQPIALVYSPELVTSQEELLQAYKIKDEQPSLLNAAIAKLKNWKVTDEQIKQILATEKVIKNFPIKANVSGYVSQKFANLGDHLEMGQAIYEVSNLSRVWVLLDVYEADIPWVKIGDEVSYSLQSIPGKTFSGKIDYLDPIIDPVTRVAHARISVDNPDLKFKPEMFVTGVVNSTILEGKEAIVIPKTAIMWTGTRSIVYVKKSIAQGVSFQLREVSLGTALGTQYLITSGLHPGEEIVVNGAFSIDAAAQLAGKPSMMSPEGGVNMSGHDHEDMRKVKQQESSKLSIYNQSSPTDLSSVLDHYFHLKNALATDDLTKAKATAEEMLKSLSNVEMTSLEESAPIEWMKYHMALLGLLEKIEAQNSLVTVRETFLSISDRMIKLVENFQALTHPLYVQYCPMADANKGAIWLSRNKEVINPYFGESMLTCGEVLKTIR
- a CDS encoding SRPBCC family protein, with product MKIVKIVLVIVLILVSIPLIVGVFVDQEYSVVREVTIDRPKDEVYEYVRLLKNQENFSSWASKDPTMKKSFIGVDGEVGFVSAWDSNDPNVGVGEQEITSIKKGERIDYALRFKEPFEAEDKAYMAFEEIDDNHTKVIWGFEGRMDYPMNSMLLMMNMEEMVGKDFSDGLHKLKSILENN
- a CDS encoding 2-phosphosulfolactate phosphatase; protein product: MKTIETCVSPDLLELHELTNKTVIVVDIFRASSTIVTALSNGVNTILPVKDLDQCKAYKEKGWLIAGERNGKQAEGFDLGNSPLAYLNLQFAEENVAMTTTNGTRAISLARKQAAEVLIGSFLNLHATANYLQNSTNDVLVLCAGWKGKFNIEDSLYAGALSLALNWKHDCDATFAMESLYRQVGTNLSDFLQKASHAKRLQNHDLEKDINFCLGIDQYNSVVYLSDEGLKLKH